A genome region from Flavobacterium sp. includes the following:
- a CDS encoding LacI family DNA-binding transcriptional regulator has translation MKAKATLKQIAKELGVSVSTVSKALNDSPEISEQTKVKIKEYAKLKNYKPNVIGLNLKNRKTKTIGVIIPNILNSFFAKVFSGIEKVADKKGYNVITCISNESLEKEIHTLEMLSNGTIDGFILSVSEEAQKLQDYNHFSEIINDGTPIVMFDRIADEVDCDKVVVDDFDSALNSTQHLINLGCKNIALISSVDNLSVGKLRADGYLKALKDNNIPVNEKIILRTDSEDDMKAKIDAIFDNKIDGIFALDENDSVAALRVSLKKGYRVPEDISIIGFADGILASRRLSPSLTTVSQHGIEIGEVAAKRLIQRLEEPEGETSDYETIVIKTKLKERESTRKV, from the coding sequence ATGAAAGCTAAAGCAACTCTAAAACAAATTGCGAAGGAACTTGGTGTTTCTGTGTCAACAGTGTCTAAGGCATTGAATGACAGCCCGGAAATTAGTGAGCAGACGAAGGTGAAAATTAAAGAGTATGCCAAACTCAAAAATTATAAACCTAACGTTATTGGTCTGAATTTAAAGAATCGTAAGACTAAAACGATTGGTGTAATTATACCTAATATATTAAACTCTTTTTTTGCTAAGGTTTTTAGCGGAATCGAAAAAGTAGCGGATAAAAAAGGGTACAATGTAATTACGTGTATTTCTAATGAGTCTTTAGAAAAAGAAATTCATACACTTGAAATGTTGAGTAACGGAACTATAGATGGGTTTATCCTTTCAGTTTCGGAGGAGGCTCAAAAATTACAAGACTATAATCATTTCTCGGAAATAATAAATGACGGAACTCCAATAGTAATGTTTGACCGAATTGCTGATGAAGTAGATTGTGATAAAGTTGTAGTAGATGATTTTGATTCGGCTTTAAACTCAACCCAGCACCTGATTAATTTAGGATGTAAAAACATTGCTTTGATTTCTTCTGTAGATAATTTAAGTGTTGGTAAATTAAGAGCAGACGGATATTTAAAAGCTCTAAAAGACAATAATATTCCGGTAAACGAAAAGATTATTCTTCGTACCGATTCTGAAGATGATATGAAAGCTAAAATTGATGCTATTTTTGATAATAAAATAGACGGAATTTTTGCTCTGGATGAAAATGATTCAGTAGCAGCTTTAAGAGTAAGTTTGAAAAAAGGATACAGAGTTCCGGAAGATATTTCGATAATTGGTTTTGCAGACGGAATTTTAGCTTCAAGACGTTTGTCTCCAAGTTTAACTACTGTAAGTCAACACGGAATTGAAATTGGTGAAGTTGCTGCTAAAAGATTAATCCAAAGGCTTGAAGAACCAGAAGGAGAAACTTCTGATTACGAAACTATCGTAATCAAAACAAAACTGAAAGAAAGAGAGTCAACCAGAAAAGTTTGA